Proteins from one Telopea speciosissima isolate NSW1024214 ecotype Mountain lineage chromosome 1, Tspe_v1, whole genome shotgun sequence genomic window:
- the LOC122647663 gene encoding probable lysophospholipase BODYGUARD 4, with product MRLSLAGKILRIMSVFAHNWPQEAVRSLTSAIGFIVFALLDLLDSLLCIFYSLIDGLLEVNTSSCYCQDRGEQRTNVNGDKEAEISETLYRRKNISRDLGLPMLRAKRVDSIKKGSLVVNRWSDCNCESCVSWQLNGDQKLHVVVREPSPATNEDSKGKPAENVIFLHGFLSSSSLWIETVFPNLSEPAKQSYRLFAVDLLGFGRSPKPRDCLYTLKDHLEMIEKSVIDRFQLNSFHLVAHSMGCIIALALAAKYPKSLRSITLIALPYFPSSEDNASLTALNRLAGKKLWPPLLFGSSVMSWYEHVGRSICFLVCRNHRRWEWILKLLTRRDPHFMAVDLTRHTHHSAWHTMHNVICGGAKLMDEYLEALNKSGVSVTIIQGDKDQVVPFECSHNVKLKVPLVEVKTISNANHTTVITGREKEFMRELEQIWHFCGK from the exons ATGAGATTATCTCTCGCCGGCAAAATTCTGAGAATCATGTCCGTATTTGCTCACAATTGGCCCCAAGAAGCTGTCCGAAGCCTCACTTCAGCAATTGGGTTCATTGTTTTTGCGTTACTGGATTTGTTGGATTCCCTTCTCTGCATTTTTTACAGTTTAATTGATGGGCTCCTGGAAGTAAACACCTCCTCTTGTTACTGCCAGGACAGGGGAGAACAGAGGACGAACGTGAATGGGGATAAAGAAGCTGAGATTTCAGAAACTTTGTATAGGAGGAAAAATATTTCCAGGGATTTAGGCCTTCCAATGTTGAGAGCAAAGAGGGTGGATTCCATTAAGAAAGGAAGTTTAGTGGTGAATAGGTGGTCAGACTGCAATTGTGAATCTTGTGTTTCATGGCAGCTCAATGGAGATCAGAAACTTCATGTTGTTGTCAGAGAGCCCTCACCAG CTACCAATGAAGACAGCAAGGGAAAGCCAGCTGAAAATGTGATTTTCTTACATGGGTTTCTatcctcttcctccctttggATTGAAACAGTATTTCCAAATCTCTCTGAACCTGCAAAGCAGAGCTACAGATTGTTTGCTGTAGATCTCCTAGGTTTTGGAAGGAGCCCGAAACCACGGGATTGTCTTTACACGTTGAAAGACCACTTGGAAATGATCGAGAAATCTGTAATTGATCGGTTTCAGTTGAACTCTTTCCACTTGGTTGCCCACTCCATGGGATGTATAATTGCTTTGGCCTTGGCAGCAAAATATCCGAAGTCTTTGAGGTCAATTACACTGATAGCACTG CCTTACTTTCCCTCATCCGAGGACAATGCGAGCTTAACTGCACTCAATAGACTTGCTGGGAAGAAATTGTGGCCACCATTGCTTTTTGGTTCTTCAGTCATGTCATGGTATGAACATGTTGGAAGAAGCATCTGCTTCCTTGTCTGCAGAAACCACCGGAGATGGGAATGGATTCTTAAGCTGCTAACTAGAAG GGACCCGCATTTCATGGCTGTGGACTTGACCAGGCACACCCATCACTCAGCCTGGCACACAATGCACAATGTTATATGTGGAGGAGCAAAGCTAATGGATGAATACTTGGAAGCTCTGAACAAGTCGGGTGTGTCAGTTACAATCATCCAAGGAGACAAAGACCAGGTGGTTCCATTTGAGTGTAGCCACAATGTGAAGCTTAAAGTTCCACTTGTGGAGGTTAAGACCATCTCTAATGCAAATCACACAACTGTAATTACGGGTAGAGAAAAGGAATTTATGAGGGAGTTGGAACAAATATGGCATTTTTGTGGGaaataa